In a single window of the Papaver somniferum cultivar HN1 chromosome 8, ASM357369v1, whole genome shotgun sequence genome:
- the LOC113303003 gene encoding protein FLX-like 2: protein MGSKGRIPPPHLRRPHPGPGMMHPDQFGPGMMHPDHFGPGIHPPPGGFPLFDMMPPPEIMEQKLATQHGEMQRLANENQRLAATHVSLRQELAAAQQELQRLQSQIGAVKNEKEHRMRDLLDKIARMEVDLQAAEPVKVELQKARADAQNLIASRQELISKVQQLTQDLQRTHQDVQQIPALMSELDGIRQEYQHCRATYDYEKKLYNDHLESLQVMEKNYVSMAREVEKLRAELANNVNLERVAGPPHTGAASGYKENDTAGQNAYEDGYSIAQGRIPPTGAGVPYSGGAVAASPYSGGASAAASPYGGGAVTAGRTGYDAPQGVQGYDPSRVAGYDPCNVGIGGYVPQPRAPSSYDSSSARGSAVRPPLPQEQQVVAQGSSVVSPYGLATPPTRAVGGGGYEPQIQMQQQQPPRGGNQSRR from the exons ATGGGAAGCAAAGGCCGCATACCACCTCCTCATCTAAGGCGCCCTCATCCAGGTCCTGGCATGATGCATCCTGATCAATTCGGTCCTGGAATGATGCATCCCGATCATTTTGGTCCTGGCATTCACCCTCCACCAGGTGGCTTCCCTCTTTTTGATATGATGCCTCCTCCAGAAATTATGGAGCAAAAGCTTGCCACACAACATGGCGAGATGCAAAGACTTGCTAATGAGAACCAGCGACTTGCGGCGACTCACGTGTCTTTGAGACAAGAGCTCGCAGCTGCACAACAAGAGTTGCAGAGATTGCAGAGTCAAATAGGTGCAGTAAAAAATGAGAAGGAGCATCGTATGAGGGACCTTTTGGACAAGATAGCTAGGATGGAAGTCGATCTACAAGCCGCAGAACCTGTTAAAGTGGAGCTTCAGAAGGCTCGAGCTGATGCTCAGAACTTAATAGCATCCAGGCAAGAGTTGATCTCTAAGGTTCAACAACTAACTCAGGATCTCCAGAGGACCCATCAGGACGTACAGCAGATTCCAGCTTTGATGTCAGAACTTGATGGCATCAGACAGGAATATCAGCATTGTAG GGCTACTTATGACTATGAAAAGAAGCTATACAACGACCACCTTGAGTCACTTCAAGTGATGGAAAAGAACTATGTTTCCATGGCAAGGGAGGTTGAGAAACTTAGAGCAGAGTTGGCTAATAATGTTAATCTTGAGAGAGTAGCTG GTCCACCACATACTGGTGCTGCTTCCGGATATAAGGAGAATGATACGGCTGGACAAAATGCCTATGAAGATGGTTATAGTATTGCTCAG GGACGTATTCCCCCTACAGGTGCTGGTGTTCCTTACAGTGGAGGTGCAGTGGCAGCGTCTCCTTACAGTGGAGGTGCATCAGCAGCTGCTTCTCCTTATGGGGGAGGTGCAGTCACAGCTGGACGGACTGGATATGATGCACCACAGGGAGTGCAAGGTTATGATCCGTCTAGAGTAGCTGGATATGACCCATGCAATGTAGGAATAGGCGGTTATGTTCCACAACCCAGAGCCCCTTCTTCCTATGATTCATCCTCAGCTAGAGGTTCTGCTGTACGACCACCATTACCTCAAGAGCAGCAGGTGGTAGCACAGGGAAGCAGTGTAGTATCACCTTACGGATTGGCTACTCCACCTACTCGTGCTGTTGGAGGAGGCGGGTATGAGCCGCAGATTCAGATGCAGCAGCAACAGCCTCCTAGAGGTGGAAACCAATCTCGAAGGTGA